Proteins found in one Oncorhynchus mykiss isolate Arlee chromosome 17, USDA_OmykA_1.1, whole genome shotgun sequence genomic segment:
- the LOC110493467 gene encoding putative mediator of RNA polymerase II transcription subunit 26 isoform X1, translating into MPQNQLATELQKWKQLTAMNQQLWHPAPIPLQQKQPAAESQQQRKLTPVPQQVWHPAHMQQKEPTAVPQQVWHPSQMPLQQKQPTAVPQQVWHSAQFPQQKQLAPTPLLQKEPTTIAQQPQQVLHPAQMLQKEHGTNPKQVWHSAQFPQQKQLAPMPPLQKEPTTIFQQLKQVWTPAQMPKKRPATEPQQQKQPSTMPQPAWHPSQMPLQQKQPATLNLSRN; encoded by the coding sequence ATGCCCCAGAATCAACTAGCCACTGAACTTCAGAAGTGGAAGCAGCTGACTGCCATGAACCAGCAATTGTGGCATCCAGCTCCAATACCCCTGCAGCAGAAGCAACCGGCCGCAGAATCTCAGCAGCAGAGGAAACTAACACCtgtgccccagcaagtgtggcatccAGCTCACATGCAGCAGAAGGAACCGACTgccgtgccccagcaagtgtggcatccttctcaaatgcccctgcagcagaagcaACCGACCGCCGTTCCCCAGCAAGTGTGGCATTCAGCTCAATTTCCCCAGCAGAAGCAACTGGCCCCTACGCCTCTACTGCAGAAGGAACCAACCACCATAGCCCAGCAACCTCAGCAGGTGTTGCATCCAGCTCAAATGCTGCAGAAGGAACATGGCACTAATCCTAAACAAGTGTGGCATTCAGCTCAATTTCCCCAGCAGAAGCAACTGGCCCCCATGCCGCCACTGCAGAAGGAACCAACCACCATATTCCAGCAACTTAAGCAGGTGTGGACTCCAGCTCAAATGCCCAAGAAGCGACCAGCCACTGAACCTCAGCAGCAGAAGCAACCATCCACCATGCCCCAGCCAGCGTGGCATCCATctcaaatgcccctgcagcagaagcaACCGGCCACACTGAACCTCAGCAGGAACTGA
- the LOC110493467 gene encoding gamma-hordein-3-like isoform X2, whose product MPQNQLATELQKWKQLTAMNQQLWHPAPIPLQQKQPAAESQQQRKLTPVPQQVWHPAHMQQKEPTAVPQQVWHPSQMPLQQKQPTAVPQQVWHSAQFPQQKQLAPTPLLQKEPTTIAQQPQQVLHPAQMPKKRPATEPQQQKQPSTMPQPAWHPSQMPLQQKQPATLNLSRN is encoded by the exons ATGCCCCAGAATCAACTAGCCACTGAACTTCAGAAGTGGAAGCAGCTGACTGCCATGAACCAGCAATTGTGGCATCCAGCTCCAATACCCCTGCAGCAGAAGCAACCGGCCGCAGAATCTCAGCAGCAGAGGAAACTAACACCtgtgccccagcaagtgtggcatccAGCTCACATGCAGCAGAAGGAACCGACTgccgtgccccagcaagtgtggcatccttctcaaatgcccctgcagcagaagcaACCGACCGCCGTTCCCCAGCAAGTGTGGCATTCAGCTCAATTTCCCCAGCAGAAGCAACTGGCCCCTACGCCTCTACTGCAGAAGGAACCAACCACCATAGCCCAGCAACCTCAGCAGGTGTTGCATCCAGCTCAA ATGCCCAAGAAGCGACCAGCCACTGAACCTCAGCAGCAGAAGCAACCATCCACCATGCCCCAGCCAGCGTGGCATCCATctcaaatgcccctgcagcagaagcaACCGGCCACACTGAACCTCAGCAGGAACTGA